The genomic segment CCTATTACTACTCTGCTTATTTTGCCACACTCCTATTGCACCGTCAACAACGTGATAGTCACAAGTGCCGTTCGAAATACGGTGCCAGTTGGCAAGAGTACGAATCTAAGGTTCCTTACAAGATTGTACCCTACGTATACTAAACATTACTACCTAGATCTCCGCTATGTGCCCGCATCAGATCTGACTGATACCGCAAAAGGGCCTCCAAAAGGACAGGATAGAATTGCTTCTCTAATAGCGTTTGATGCTCGCCAAAGGAGCTTTCCATCTTAATCTctggttcttcatcatgGGTTAGTTCAGGCACTGTAAGCGAGCCGCTAATAAGCTCGTCGGCTCCATCTTTGACGGCAACCATCAGTGAAATTTGCAAGTCAAAATAACAGATTGGCTTCCCCTTACGTTGTGAGACGTTGGAGTCACCACGTACACTGGAGACTTTGGTCACTATCACCTGATGACTGCCATCCTCTACTTGCAATTGAGGAAGCTTTTCTTCGAAATATGCTTGACTCCAAGAGAGAGTGTTCTTCTCAACCCAATGCCAGTTGTTAGGATTgactaccaccaccataGTTACGAATACACACACGCACACAGATATGGATGCACAAAAAGAGGGGGCGGAGGAGAGAGATGAAGCTTTAGTAGATTAACACAGATCAGATtataatatttttttttattcattAGTTTTTCCACCACttataattttttattttttttttatgttgGCTCGAGACTAGTCCGTTACTTTTTTCCAGCTTTTTCCACTGGTTTCTTTAAAGGGGCTGTAGTCTTCAACAGCTTCAAAGCCGTGGGTTCGAATTTTACCTGATCCAACCATGGTAATTGAGGTTGATCTATTTTAGCGGTAATTTGATTCACCAGTGATTGAAGTTCATCCCCCCATGCTAGTAAAAGCCCTTCAGTACAGTCACTTTTCAATTGGGTTTGAATGGTAGCTAAGGCTCCGCGCGGTAGTTGTACTAAGGTTACTTTACGTGGTGACATGTATGCCAGCAGAGGGATCTGCTGTAAGACGACACTAGACACGCCATGGTCTTTATTACATACCAGCAGAAGAAGTGGGCTCCTGTTTGACTGATCGTTGTCGTCATTTTCATGTTGTAGCAGTGTAACTATTTCGTTGAAAGAAGTAGTGATACCAAGGGGCCATTCAGGTGCAGGAACTTCCGCATCAGCTAGCGCCCTGCATCTAGCCAATAGTATGGTTTGAATCAGTTCCCATACCTGTTGCTGATCTTTCACGTGTGGCCAAAGGGACCCTTCGTTGGTAAAGGGATTATCTAGGACTGCACGATAAGTCTGTCTACGTTGTGCATATTGCTTGTCGAGGTTTTTCAATGACATCCTTATTGatcacttttttttcgtttcGCTTTCGTTTTCTTCCTATGCTTCTATTGATCCTTCTTCAGATGCTTCTCCGAGTATGGATTCACTTTGCAGATTCTAACTTGGCAAGTTGGCAAAggggaaaaaaatttcctGTTTCTCTAGTGTTTTCGTCTTTTCGTTCGTAAGGTCTTCTTACAATACTACCACAATGATTATTAAAAGACTACTAATCAGTGAATCCATTATTCTTTTAGTCTAATTTTGCTTCTTTACGGTCTGCTCATCGccgaaatttttcactcaACGCGAACACGAGAGTGCTTAAATTCGCCAAACGCGACGATCTTTCCGCATATAGTGGCAGATTAAGGAAGTGAAGGCACTAGTTCGGTCTTTCTATTTGGTctatttggaaaaggctATCGACATCTGGATTTCAATGGGCTCGAAAAGTCTCTACGTTGAAATCTAAGCGATTGATGGTCGTGGTAGGGATTTTCACTCGAGAATCACGTAGAGAACGTTTTCCGTTGTTTCGGTTATACAGCTGCACCAAACACGTAGAAATGGGACAAACCTAATTACATACATGTTACACGTTGTTTTGCTGCCGATCTACAAACATTGGATGGTAATTGAAGGCTAACTTACCCTTCGCTCGACGACTAATTCAATTCTGTCACTTTACAATTCACTTCTGAAGTGGAAAAGAAGCTGCTAAAGGGACCGGAGTAGTGGGCTAAAACATCACTCTTTAGACCATCAAGACACTACTAATACCCAAGCGGAATACTCCTGTTAAAGCTGTGGATGGTTTGGCTATAGtgattgattgattgaATTAGAAATATAAACTGTCCcttccttttccttttctttcgTTTCCTTTCAAAAAGGTATTAATTATACTATATTCATTGATATCAAGGTATATCTGAAAGCACCGTCCATTCACttttttcaagttttcCTTTTTTAATATCGTTCATTAATGGAATTTCGAAGGCAGTGGTTACTGGTTCTGTGCCTTTTCCACTGTCTAGCCCTAGCAGACTATGTGCACAAAGGCTGTTATGACACTCGAGGGTTAAATTTAAGATCTCAAAGTCAACATGATTGGCAATCATTATCCAATTGTCAACAACACTGTGGTGGCAGCCCACTAGTTGCGATGAGAAATGGTGGTGAGTGCTTTTGTGGagattctttggatttaCTTTCATCAGCTTCATTGACACCAGGTCTTTGTAATACCCAATGTAACGGTTGGGCATATCAAAGTTGTGGTGGTAACAGTTCAGTGGATGTGTATGTCGATGCAAGTCGGTCATCTCATTCACATGGGTCTGCCTCAGTGAGTCAGGTTGCATTAACAACTACATTGACCAGTGGATCTTCTAGTCAGGTTTCCAATATTAACAGTGGAAGCTCAGATAGCTCATTCGTTTCAAGTTCACTCGCTTCCTCTACATCGGAGCCGAGTGCAAGTGGCTCAAGTCAGAGTAGTTCTTTTGCCACTAGCTATCATCATGTTTCAAGCTCGTCTTTATCTCCGGTAAAGGCCCGCGTTTCTAATCCAACTGCGAGTCAAACTATTCAAACCACTCCAGTATCAATTTCGGGCTCACCAAGTATTTCAACTGGATACGTGACAAGAGTTGTTTCCACTTTGATTACGAGGGATAATAAGGATGAAACTGTTCTCAGGACAACTACCGCCCTTGAATTACCGTCATCTTATAGTAACATTGATAAATCTACGAGTCCCAAGAATGGCAATTTAGGTGGTGGTGCGATCGCAGGTATTGTCGTTGGTGTGGTTTTGGGTGTATTGGTTATTCTAGCAGGTGCAGGCTTCTACTTGTGGAGACGTCACGTATTAAACCAAGAACCGGACTTAGAAGAAACTAAACACTACCAGCCATATTCGTTTGGTGATGCTGATGCCATGTCTATTGATTCACCATCGAGAACTGGTTCCACTTGTCACAAAGGCTCATCAGCTACACgttcatcatcatatgGCTCAGTACCGACTGGCTTTCTAAGCGACAGCATCAGTAAAGGTAGTTTAAACAGTCTACTTATGACAGAAGATACTGGTGTCAATCACATGAGGCAAAATATGCCCTCAACAGTGTTTGAAGAACCTCCATCGGTATACAATGGGAGCCAAAGGTTCAGTACAGGTTCATTGCCAGATATGatggaagaaagaaatctAACAGTAGCCAATCCTGATGGTGAAAACAATCGCTACTCACAGCGTAAATTTGACGATGTCGAcgaagttgatgaagaaaatatgTTTAGCGCTGGTAGTTCGGGTGGGTCCTACTATGACCAAGAGCCGAAATCATATTGATTCAACCAGTGGTATTTGGAGAGTTATGTAAAGCCAACGAAGACGAAAAAATAGACGATACCAAGAAATGAGAATACATGAATGACTTTAAGCGTTAAAAAAAACATAGGCAGAATAACTTCACAACCagagaaaatgaaattgtACCAATTATCAACGACACCGAAAGAAAAGATACCAAGGtctgtaattttttttttttctttgagATGAGAAGTTGTAACAGTATACTCTAGCAGGACGGCTTCAATGTTGTCTATCTTTTGCACTTAGAATAtgttattttttattgtGAATTATTGACTAATCGGAGCTGTCGGCTCGTAATTGGAGGTATTGCAAGAGTTTACTATACTTTCAATGAACCGCAATTGTATAATAAACAAAAGTAGAAACCTATAAATAATAAGAAGGGTCAAAATATTCGCGTACTTTCATAGTGAATAAATATATCTACTGTAGCGGTAAATATATGGAGTAAAAGATCGTCGTGTGATCTACATCGAAGTAAATCTGCttaaaaattaaaactGCTTCCAACCAGATTCGAACTGATGATCTCCACATTACTAGTGTGGCGCCTTACCAACTTGGCCATAGAAGCAACAATTGTTGAGAAATTGAGGTGTCTTGTAAGGGGCACTTCCTCATAATAAGATCATGTGCCATCCCTTTTGACGATTCTCAGGttgggaaaaaaaaattggccCAATATATCaaaaaaatcttcaaatcctCATCAATCGAGTAGacatatttcaaaatatctgGATATATTGAGCCGCCAAAGCCATGTTTTCTGGTATTTTCAAGTTGAACAGTTCCCTAAGAGTGAACTTTACAGCGCTACAGCGTAACACTGTTCGCTCCGTATCGATATTGGGCAATTTAAAACCCTCTGAAGGATCTACCAAAGGTTTCAAAAGGTTGGGTAGAGGTCCATCTAGTACAAAAGGTAAGACTTCTGGTAGGGGTCAGAAGGGCCAAAAAGCTCGTGGTAAAGTAAAATCATGGTTTGAAGGTGGTCAAACGCCAATTTATAAACTTTTCCCCAAGATTGGATTTACCAATGTGAATGCAAGACCGTTAAACGAATTGAATCTTCAGAGAATCCAATGGTTCCACGATTGTGGCAGATTAAATTTGGAACCGGGTGAAGTTTTAGAtatgaaaaagatgaaagattTAGGACTTGTAACTGGACCTATCAAACATGGTATTAAAATATTAGGTAATGGGAAGACAAATTTCAACGTACCGATTAAAATCGAAGCCAGTAAAGCTACACCAGATGCAAttcaagcaattgaaaaggTGGGTGGTGAATTCACATCACGCTACTTCAGCCAATTCGGATTAAGAGCGCATTTGGTACCACATTGGTTCCTAGAGAAGAGAGGTAGAATTCCATTACAAGCAAGACCCACTAAGAGGAAAGATATTGAATATTACAGTGATGAATCCAGAAGAGGCTATTTGATTAAGGAAAAATCTGAATATTGGAAAACCATTATGGAAGCCAGACAAGGTGGTGCCGCTCAGATGggcaaaaagaaaacaaagaGAACACCATTAGAATTACAGTTAGAAAAATTATCTGAGGATTCTAAGAGTAACAAATCTCTAACTGTAAATTCTAAGATTATTACCttagaagatttcaaaCAACAACATTGATGTGGTAAATGGGATGCGGAACGTTTACTTGTAAATAAATGGATACGTAAAAAGACttaatattttcatttcttttagTTTGCTTCAAACCATTCTTTCTTGGAGTACTTGTAAGGCTAATTGCTTACGCCTTTCCTCAAGAGTACCTGATATTTTCTTAGCTCCTCTCTGTTCGGCTATGGCATTACTTTTATCAATGtcatcattttgaaatggtCGTATCAATTCTAATTTGTAACAGACTAAACTGTAAGTCTTATCGAATattggtttcaaaattggtttCACTAAATCTGGGAAAAAATACAAGAGTTGGAAAGTATCAGAGGCATCACCCACAGTAATTTGTTCGCCAATTCGTaacatttggaaaaatcttAGATAGGTCCAACAtgcaaagaaattaatccaaattgatattaattggatccaatgcatcttgatcaaatgaaaaattgtcaaatAACTCATAATGAAAATAGGTAAAAGTTTAAacctgaaatttttggataaaaaccccaaatttttcaattggaaaattgtaGTTTCTGGCATCAACTGCTTATAAATTATAGGAAATCCAATTAACACAGTATAATTACCATCCAGTGGTTCATCCAACTGTATATGAGAAGTGATTAATCCCAATAATATTGTCACTATGACAACGACTAAATTTGTCACTGAACCTATAACGAAGACAAATTTCAGCAATTCTTTGGAATTGTCATTCCAATTTTGCTCAATAAATGATCCACCAATAATcaaattggtaaaattaatAATGAATTTCCATACTTCCACATCGATAAAATTCGATAAAATCAATGAGACGGGGAACTTCCAAATTTTACTTGGTATTAATTGGACAATTGGCGATACTATGCtattaaattttaattcGGGATCATCCAATCTATTATATTCAGAAAGTCTTGCAAAGAGGAGTGCACCGCTAATGGCAATGTATCCAATTGCTAATAATTTTGTTGCTTGTGGAGTGCCATTTAAAGCAAAGAGAGTATCAGGAccattaatttcaaaatatttcGAATCGTAATGCATTTGGATCGGGGCTGGGACCGTAGAACGTTGTAATATAGTATAATATAGTTGAATCAATCGTacttggaagaaaaaattttctCTCCCCCCTTCGAATCCTTATTGTTCGGTGAAGGAGCTAATATTACAAGCCCTCTTCGAGAAACCTCTTTTTGTCAATCACTTTCCCCCTTTGTGCTTCATCAGTGCTTTACAAAGGGTGTTATATAAAATCGTTGTTCTATTGTTTGagattttaaaaagaagtcgaaaaaattaaagctCATGGCGGGGGTCGAACCCACAATCTTCTGATTAGAAGTCAGACGCGTTGCCATTACGCCACACGAGCTACtaattgttgaaaataaaGAAGATCAGTAGCGTACACTTCCACATAGACATATCGGGTGATTCCCAGGGAACCTCTACAACTAACAGGGTTATTGTATCAGACTCATCTTGCAGTTATCATGAGAAAGAATGCATATTAGTTCATATTGGCTCTTCCTTGTATACTGTCTACAGATACTTCCGTTATTATTTATGTACCAGCACCTTCACACGGAGATTTTGCTAGGTCCATCCTTGGATTCaatgttgaaatttggtAACCAAACGTAAATAATACATACATGCTCTAACAAATTAGAGGCTCAAGTGCTTCAGATAGGACTTTCTAAGGTTGAAGAACTACTAAGTAACAGAATCAGAGTATCTCGAGTTtcaaggtgaaaaaaaaaaaaaaaaaaaaatacagaGGGATCATTCTACGTAATCTTTTGAGGCAGAATTAAAGACCATAAAAAAGATTAATAACAATTTAATGATCAAAGGTTCATCATTTTATTGTATAAATGAATATTactatcatttttattgttCTATGCATCGGATAAACAGAGAagaatctttttcaattctccATTgtgaaatctttaaattgattcaattcttAACGTAAATAAAGGAGATTTCGGCGAAATTTATATTAATAGAAATAATAAACCgaaatattggaaaaactTCACATGGGTTTTCAATTAGATCTACAACCAGTTTGAACAACTCTGATAAAGTGAAAACAAAGTATTACCGTTACTACTAGTATTTATATCATTTATCAACAATGGTAGTGAAATTACGAGAAATCAAAAGTAACGGCAGCATCCGTAACATTCATAACAGTATGCAGCTAGATGACGTTGATGCTGATGTAAGAAGACAAAGagatgaaagtgaagaactgttgaggaagaagagaaaacCAAGAGCCAAAAAAGTCAATAAATTGTCAAAGGAAGAAGTACGCCAAAATCATGTATCATCAGAGAAAAAGAGGCGAGAGTTGGTTAGAACCATTTACGacgaattggttaaaatgATTCCAGACTTACAACCAACTGAGAATAGATCAGAAATGGTAATCTACCTAAAGACTATAAATCACCTCAATTGGTTATATCgaaataataaaagacTCTGTGCACAGTTGGAAAAAAAGTACAAGGAATTAGGTAAGGATGGTTGTAGAATACCTGAGAGTTTAGTTTGGGAATTGAGACAAGGTGGTGatagtggtggtaattctaATGATGAGGGCAATCACGATAACGAGGATATTGGTGATAATAGTGACGATTATTCAAACGCCAGtaccaataccaacaataatagtaaaaCTAATAGTAATACGAATAGTAATACCGATTCCaatattaattttaatACTGATACagataatagtaataataataatggtactAAATTATGATTAAAATGAGTGACGAGTTACGATTGGTGGGATTTAAATATAAAGGTCATATAGGTTATAAAGATGATATAGTTGTACTTTTTTCTGTTCCTGGGTTCTATTCAATataatattctttttcGTTCTGGCTTATACAGTAgtattggaattttttagaatcaatgaaaaaaataaagcGACCCCGGTGAGGATCGAACTCACGCTCTTGCGATTAACAGTCGCACGCCTTAACCAGCTTGGCCACGGAGTCTAACTAGTTGTTGAGAGAACAAAATATTGATTCCACTGGACGGTAGAGGCAATATCACGGGAAAAAGACAGGTGCAACTGATATAATTGAGTACTCCAAAGTTCATCCCCCTTCAAATACGTTCACCGTTTGGGAACCATCTGATGCTCTTTAAAATGTTTAATTTAAGGAATACTGTGACAGAAAAAAGTAGAGCAACTTACAGATTTTTAGCCATGAGAGCGATCAATAAAATATTCATGAACTAATCTTGATTGCTTTACTGAAAAATTAATAGAACTAAAAGCTATAAAAGCCAGACAAAGCCAAAACTTACCCCAAGTAGTTATTGGGCGGTTAGTGTAGTGGTTATCATTCCACCCTTCCAAGGTGGAGACACGGGTTCGATTCTCGTACCGctcatctttttctttttcttctatcaaaaggaaaaactgAGGTTCCCATAGATAAACACATCTTTCCTTGGAATACTTGATTCTGTTTACACGTACAaataattttctttgttatTATTCAAGTAGATCGTCACCTTCTGATGAGTCTCGTTGACTCTCATCATCGCTAGGCGATTCGTCCTCCTCTCCCTTCATATATACAAGTAATCTTCTTCCATCGAAAAATCTACCATTCATCTCCTTGCAACAGTTACGGGCATGact from the Zygosaccharomyces rouxii strain CBS732 chromosome B complete sequence genome contains:
- a CDS encoding uncharacterized protein (similar to uniprot|Q12239 Saccharomyces cerevisiae YOL107W Hypothetical ORF), with protein sequence MHYDSKYFEINGPDTLFALNGTPQATKLLAIGYIAISGALLFARLSEYNRLDDPELKFNSIVSPIVQLIPSKIWKFPVSLILSNFIDVEVWKFIINFTNLIIGGSFIEQNWNDNSKELLKFVFVIGSVTNLVVVIVTILLGLITSHIQLDEPLDGNYTVLIGFPIIYKQLMPETTIFQLKNLGFLSKNFRFKLLPIFIMSYLTIFHLIKMHWIQLISIWINFFACWTYLRFFQMLRIGEQITVGDASDTFQLLYFFPDLVKPILKPIFDKTYSLVCYKLELIRPFQNDDIDKSNAIAEQRGAKKISGTLEERRKQLALQVLQERMV
- the MRPL10 gene encoding mitochondrial 54S ribosomal protein uL15m (similar to uniprot|P36520 Saccharomyces cerevisiae YNL284C MRPL10 Mitochondrial ribosomal protein of the large subunit appears as two protein spots (YmL10 and YmL18) on two-dimensional SDS gels); translated protein: MFSGIFKLNSSLRVNFTALQRNTVRSVSILGNLKPSEGSTKGFKRLGRGPSSTKGKTSGRGQKGQKARGKVKSWFEGGQTPIYKLFPKIGFTNVNARPLNELNLQRIQWFHDCGRLNLEPGEVLDMKKMKDLGLVTGPIKHGIKILGNGKTNFNVPIKIEASKATPDAIQAIEKVGGEFTSRYFSQFGLRAHLVPHWFLEKRGRIPLQARPTKRKDIEYYSDESRRGYLIKEKSEYWKTIMEARQGGAAQMGKKKTKRTPLELQLEKLSEDSKSNKSLTVNSKIITLEDFKQQH
- the INO4 gene encoding Ino4p (some similarities with uniprot|P13902 Saccharomyces cerevisiae YOL108C INO4 Transcription factor required for derepression of inositol-choline-regulated genes involved in phospholipid synthesis forms a complex with Ino2p that binds the inositol-choline-responsive element through a basic helix-loop-helix domain) — translated: MVVKLREIKSNGSIRNIHNSMQLDDVDADVRRQRDESEELLRKKRKPRAKKVNKLSKEEVRQNHVSSEKKRRELVRTIYDELVKMIPDLQPTENRSEMVIYLKTINHLNWLYRNNKRLCAQLEKKYKELGKDGCRIPESLVWELRQGGDSGGNSNDEGNHDNEDIGDNSDDYSNASTNTNNNSKTNSNTNSNTDSNINFNTDTDNSNNNNGTKL
- the POP3 gene encoding Pop3p (similar to uniprot|P53833 Saccharomyces cerevisiae YNL282W POP3 Subunit of both RNase MRP which cleaves pre-rRNA and nuclear RNase P which cleaves tRNA precursors to generate mature 5' ends), whose amino-acid sequence is MSLKNLDKQYAQRRQTYRAVLDNPFTNEGSLWPHVKDQQQVWELIQTILLARCRALADAEVPAPEWPLGITTSFNEIVTLLQHENDDNDQSNRSPLLLLVCNKDHGVSSVVLQQIPLLAYMSPRKVTLVQLPRGALATIQTQLKSDCTEGLLLAWGDELQSLVNQITAKIDQPQLPWLDQVKFEPTALKLLKTTAPLKKPVEKAGKK
- the HCH1 gene encoding Hch1p (similar to uniprot|P53834 Saccharomyces cerevisiae YNL281W HCH1 Heat shock protein regulator that binds to Hsp90p and may stimulate ATPase activity originally identified as a high-copy number suppressor of a HSP90 loss-of-function mutation GFP-fusion protein localizes to the cytoplasm and nucleus), whose amino-acid sequence is MVVVVNPNNWHWVEKNTLSWSQAYFEEKLPQLQVEDGSHQVIVTKVSSVRGDSNVSQRKGKPICYFDLQISLMVAVKDGADELISGSLTVPELTHDEEPEIKMESSFGEHQTLLEKQFYPVLLEALLRYQSDLMRAHSGDLGSNV
- the WSC2 gene encoding Wsc2p (weakly similar to uniprot|P53832 Saccharomyces cerevisiae YNL283C WSC2 cell wall integrity and stress response component 2 Putative integral membrane protein containing novel cysteine motif. Similarity to SLG1 (WSC1) WSC3 and WSC4) — encoded protein: MEFRRQWLLVLCLFHCLALADYVHKGCYDTRGLNLRSQSQHDWQSLSNCQQHCGGSPLVAMRNGGECFCGDSLDLLSSASLTPGLCNTQCNGWAYQSCGGNSSVDVYVDASRSSHSHGSASVSQVALTTTLTSGSSSQVSNINSGSSDSSFVSSSLASSTSEPSASGSSQSSSFATSYHHVSSSSLSPVKARVSNPTASQTIQTTPVSISGSPSISTGYVTRVVSTLITRDNKDETVLRTTTALELPSSYSNIDKSTSPKNGNLGGGAIAGIVVGVVLGVLVILAGAGFYLWRRHVLNQEPDLEETKHYQPYSFGDADAMSIDSPSRTGSTCHKGSSATRSSSYGSVPTGFLSDSISKGSLNSLLMTEDTGVNHMRQNMPSTVFEEPPSVYNGSQRFSTGSLPDMMEERNLTVANPDGENNRYSQRKFDDVDEVDEENMFSAGSSGGSYYDQEPKSY